The following are encoded together in the Halomonas halophila genome:
- a CDS encoding PqiC family protein, with translation MTAPRALLALLALLWLTGCALGGTPATRYTLPDADAPAAAGSNATHALVLRPLRLAPLLDAEGIVVQLDDITLREAGGHRWAEPLGRQLERGLRDRLTGALPDTRVLLDTEAGISTDPLQLRVTVDRFQGRPDGQALAAGRWQLLDADQSLLDAATFRVTTPLAEDGYPALVRALGRSWDAAAEQIASAVARQQRRATP, from the coding sequence ATGACCGCGCCGCGCGCCCTGCTGGCCCTGCTGGCCCTGCTCTGGCTCACCGGCTGTGCCCTGGGGGGCACACCGGCGACCCGCTACACCCTGCCCGATGCCGACGCGCCGGCCGCCGCCGGGTCGAACGCCACGCATGCTCTGGTGCTGCGGCCGCTACGCCTGGCGCCGTTGCTGGACGCCGAGGGCATCGTCGTTCAGCTCGACGATATCACCCTGCGCGAGGCCGGCGGCCACCGCTGGGCCGAGCCGCTGGGCCGTCAGCTCGAGCGCGGCCTGCGCGATCGCCTGACCGGTGCCTTGCCCGATACCCGAGTGCTGCTCGACACCGAGGCCGGCATCTCCACCGACCCGCTGCAGCTGAGGGTCACGGTGGACCGCTTCCAGGGGCGCCCCGACGGCCAGGCCCTGGCAGCCGGACGCTGGCAGCTGCTCGACGCCGATCAGTCGCTGCTGGATGCGGCGACCTTCCGCGTCACCACGCCCCTGGCCGAGGACGGCTACCCCGCCCTGGTCCGGGCCCTGGGCCGCAGCTGGGACGCCGCCGCCGAGCAGATCGCGTCGGCGGTCGCGCGCCAGCAGCGCCGCGCGACACCCTGA
- the cydB gene encoding cytochrome d ubiquinol oxidase subunit II, giving the protein MEMFDLTLIWAGIIGFGVIMYVLMDGFDLGVGILFPFAPDEDSRDVLMNSVAPIWDGNETWLVLGGAGLLAAFPVVYSVFLPALYIGVFLMLAGLIFRGIAFEFRFKSHRNRHWWNRAFSWGSTVAAFAQGAVVGAYIQGFPVEDFVYVGGALDWLTPFSVLTGIGLVAGYALLGATWLIMKSEGHTQAWAYRLAPRLLIAVLAVFAIISLWTPFVDDAVRERWFGHLHLLWVFPALALLCAFWLWRSVQARREGQPFIATLGLFVFTYLGLVVSKWPVIVPPNYTLWDVASAPESQLFLLLGVLFVIPIVLAYTAWSYWVFRGKVRVGEGYH; this is encoded by the coding sequence ATGGAAATGTTCGATCTGACACTGATCTGGGCCGGCATCATCGGCTTCGGTGTGATCATGTACGTGCTGATGGACGGCTTCGACCTGGGCGTGGGCATTCTCTTTCCGTTCGCCCCGGACGAGGACAGCCGCGACGTGCTGATGAACTCGGTGGCACCGATCTGGGACGGCAACGAAACCTGGCTGGTACTCGGTGGGGCCGGGTTGCTGGCGGCCTTCCCGGTGGTCTACTCGGTGTTCCTGCCGGCGCTCTACATCGGCGTCTTCCTGATGCTGGCGGGGCTGATCTTCCGCGGCATCGCCTTCGAGTTCCGCTTCAAGTCGCATCGCAATCGCCACTGGTGGAACCGGGCCTTCAGCTGGGGCTCCACCGTGGCGGCCTTCGCCCAGGGGGCCGTGGTCGGCGCCTACATCCAGGGCTTTCCGGTCGAGGACTTCGTCTATGTCGGCGGTGCCCTGGACTGGCTGACCCCGTTCTCGGTGCTGACCGGCATCGGTTTGGTGGCCGGCTATGCGCTGCTCGGCGCCACCTGGCTGATCATGAAGAGCGAGGGACACACCCAGGCCTGGGCCTACCGCCTGGCGCCGCGCCTGCTGATCGCGGTGCTGGCGGTGTTCGCCATCATCAGCCTGTGGACCCCCTTCGTGGACGACGCGGTGCGCGAGCGCTGGTTCGGCCACCTGCACCTGCTGTGGGTGTTCCCGGCGCTGGCCCTGCTGTGTGCCTTCTGGCTGTGGCGCTCGGTGCAGGCGCGCCGCGAGGGCCAGCCGTTCATCGCCACCCTGGGGCTGTTCGTCTTCACCTACCTGGGGCTGGTGGTCAGCAAGTGGCCGGTGATCGTGCCGCCGAACTATACCCTCTGGGACGTGGCCTCGGCGCCGGAGTCCCAGCTGTTCCTGCTGCTCGGGGTGCTGTTCGTGATCCCCATCGTGCTGGCCTACACCGCCTGGAGCTATTGGGTGTTCCGCGGCAAGGTCCGCGTGGGTGAGGGGTACCACTGA
- the pqiB gene encoding intermembrane transport protein PqiB has translation MNDTPPDAAPDNEHRARATRQAPLSPIWIVPIVALLIGAWLVYDSYLSRGPLITLTMESADGIEAGSTLIKTRNVEIGQVTSVNLSEDLSEVVLTARMTPEAAPMLVEDSTFWVVKPRIGREGISGLNTVLSGAYLQLEPGQSEEEAERFTVSEQPPVAPPGAEGLRINLLSEAGNGLTVGDPVTYQGFTVGRVEESEFDVETRRMRHRIFIESPYHRLVTDNTRFWGSSGVDLRLDSEGVRVRLDSLEAMVSGGVTFGVPEDLPRGLQAEPDSTFTLYADEDSAREGTFDRYLEYVLLIEDTVRGLSRGAPVEFRGVRIGTVASVPWNFTSPQPERDARLAIPVLIRIEPQRLGIDSQTLDMDEWRARFERLFQRGLRASLKSGNLLTGALFVDLGLDAERADDYTPETFAERTVFPTTSGGLAQIQAQVTALLDKFNDLELEPILAGLETNLATSEATLEQVRQLTAGVQSLLDDPETRALPGELNSTLSALRGTLEGVSPGAPAYRDITETLDQLERLLRDLQPAARRLGDNPGALLFDSLDADDPMPRAPTDRSSP, from the coding sequence ATGAACGACACGCCCCCTGACGCCGCGCCCGATAACGAGCACCGCGCCCGGGCCACCCGCCAGGCACCGCTGTCGCCGATCTGGATCGTGCCCATCGTGGCGCTGCTGATCGGTGCCTGGCTGGTCTACGACAGCTACCTGAGCCGCGGGCCCCTGATCACCCTGACCATGGAGAGCGCCGACGGCATCGAGGCCGGCAGCACCCTGATCAAGACCCGCAACGTCGAGATCGGCCAGGTGACCTCGGTGAACCTGTCCGAGGACCTGTCCGAGGTGGTGCTGACCGCTCGCATGACGCCCGAGGCTGCGCCAATGCTGGTCGAGGACAGTACTTTCTGGGTGGTCAAGCCTCGCATCGGTCGCGAGGGCATCAGCGGGCTCAATACCGTGCTGTCAGGGGCCTACCTGCAGCTCGAACCCGGCCAGAGCGAGGAGGAGGCGGAGCGGTTCACGGTCAGCGAACAGCCGCCGGTGGCACCCCCCGGGGCCGAGGGGCTGCGCATCAACCTGCTCAGCGAGGCGGGCAACGGCCTCACCGTCGGCGATCCGGTGACCTACCAGGGCTTCACCGTGGGCCGGGTCGAGGAGTCCGAGTTCGACGTCGAGACCCGGCGCATGCGCCACCGCATCTTCATCGAGAGCCCCTATCACCGACTGGTCACCGACAACACCCGCTTCTGGGGCTCCAGCGGCGTCGACCTGCGGCTCGACTCCGAGGGCGTGCGCGTCAGGCTCGACTCGCTGGAGGCCATGGTCAGCGGCGGCGTCACCTTCGGCGTCCCGGAGGACCTGCCGCGTGGCCTTCAGGCCGAGCCCGACAGCACCTTCACCCTCTACGCCGACGAGGACAGCGCGCGCGAGGGCACCTTCGACCGCTACCTGGAGTACGTGCTGCTCATCGAGGACACGGTGCGCGGCCTGTCCCGGGGCGCCCCGGTGGAATTCCGCGGCGTGCGCATCGGTACCGTGGCCAGCGTGCCCTGGAACTTCACATCGCCCCAGCCCGAGCGCGATGCCCGCCTGGCCATCCCGGTGCTGATCCGTATCGAACCCCAGCGGCTCGGCATCGACAGCCAGACCCTCGACATGGACGAGTGGCGAGCGCGTTTCGAACGGCTGTTCCAGCGCGGCCTGCGGGCCTCGCTCAAGAGCGGCAACCTGCTCACCGGGGCGCTGTTCGTCGACCTCGGCCTGGACGCCGAGCGAGCCGACGACTACACCCCCGAGACCTTCGCCGAGCGCACCGTCTTCCCCACCACTTCCGGCGGGCTGGCACAGATCCAGGCCCAGGTCACCGCGCTGCTCGACAAGTTCAACGACCTGGAGCTCGAACCGATCCTCGCGGGCCTGGAGACCAACCTGGCCACGTCGGAAGCCACCCTGGAGCAGGTACGTCAGCTCACCGCCGGCGTCCAGTCGCTGCTCGACGATCCCGAGACCCGCGCCCTGCCCGGCGAACTCAACAGCACCCTGTCGGCGCTGCGCGGCACCCTCGAGGGCGTCTCCCCCGGGGCTCCCGCCTACCGGGATATCACCGAGACCCTGGACCAGCTCGAGCGCCTGCTGCGAGACCTCCAGCCGGCCGCCCGCCGCCTCGGCGACAATCCCGGCGCCCTGCTGTTCGACAGCCTGGACGCCGACGATCCCATGCCCCGCGCCCCGACCGACAGGAGTTCACCATGA
- a CDS encoding calcium/sodium antiporter, translated as MMLPALAVVAGLILLVWSAERFVDGAAATSARLGLSPLLIGMLVIGFGTSAPELVVSAIAAGQGNPGLALGNAFGSNIANIGLILGLVALIAPLAVHSGMVRRELPVLGGATALSAVLLLGGVVRLEGALLLLVLVAFMAYSVIRGLRDGTDPLSADTEAELATHPMSLKAALGWTLLGLVLLVASSRLLVWGAVDIAQSLGVSDLVIGLTVVAVGTSLPELASAISALRRGEHDLVLGNVVGSNLFNTLGVVGLAAVIAPIETGREVLLRDWSMMAAMTMLMLVFALGRRGRQGRINRLEGGVLLAMYVAYIGFMVHLVVDAGGA; from the coding sequence ATGATGCTTCCCGCCCTGGCGGTGGTGGCAGGCCTGATCCTGCTGGTCTGGAGCGCCGAGCGCTTCGTTGACGGCGCGGCGGCCACGTCCGCCCGACTCGGTCTATCCCCCTTGCTGATCGGCATGCTGGTGATCGGCTTCGGCACCTCGGCACCGGAGCTGGTGGTCTCGGCCATCGCCGCCGGGCAGGGCAATCCCGGCCTGGCGCTGGGCAACGCCTTCGGCTCGAACATCGCCAATATCGGCCTGATCCTGGGCCTGGTGGCGCTGATCGCACCGCTGGCGGTGCATTCCGGCATGGTGCGGCGCGAGCTGCCGGTGCTGGGCGGCGCGACGGCATTGTCGGCGGTATTGCTGCTGGGTGGCGTGGTGCGCCTCGAGGGCGCGCTGCTGCTGCTGGTGCTGGTGGCCTTCATGGCCTACAGCGTGATTCGCGGCCTGCGCGATGGCACCGATCCGCTGTCGGCGGACACCGAGGCCGAGCTGGCCACGCATCCGATGTCGCTGAAGGCCGCCCTGGGGTGGACGCTGCTGGGTCTGGTGCTGCTGGTGGCCAGCTCGCGGCTGCTGGTGTGGGGCGCGGTGGACATCGCCCAGAGTCTCGGCGTCAGCGACCTGGTGATCGGCCTGACGGTGGTGGCGGTGGGCACCTCGCTGCCCGAACTGGCGTCGGCGATCAGTGCCCTGCGTCGAGGCGAGCATGACCTGGTGCTGGGCAACGTGGTGGGCTCCAACCTCTTCAATACCCTCGGCGTGGTCGGGCTGGCCGCGGTGATCGCGCCGATCGAGACGGGGCGCGAGGTGCTGCTGCGCGACTGGAGCATGATGGCGGCGATGACCATGCTGATGCTGGTCTTCGCCCTGGGGCGCCGCGGTCGCCAGGGGCGCATCAACCGCCTCGAGGGTGGCGTGCTGCTGGCCATGTACGTGGCTTATATCGGCTTCATGGTGCATCTGGTGGTAGACGCCGGCGGCGCATGA
- a CDS encoding cytochrome ubiquinol oxidase subunit I yields the protein MELDPLLLSRLQFAFVVSFHAIFPVFTIGLASYLAVLNGLFYRTANPAWERLANFWARVFAVVFGMGVVSGIVMAFQFGTNWSNFSLAASNLLGPMLSYEVVTAFFLEAAFLGVLLFGRGKVPQGVHLFASIMVALGTFISAFWILVSNSWMQTPAGTELIDGRFHVTDWSKAIFTASFPYRFVHFVMASFLTGGFVVAGVSAWYLLIGRDVEANRKAFSMCLWMLLVLAPAQAWFGDEHGLNTLEHQPTKVAAMEGNWETQSRTPLLLFAWPDQQAQENHLEIGIPGLASLILTHDLDGEVPGVSAVPPEEQPPVWWVFWSFRVMVAMGLAMIVAALIGAWLRARGRLYESRGYLQFMRVMTIAPFLAVLAGWFVTEIGRAPWLVYGLMTQEEAVTPSLTGGMALFTLIGYVLVYAVVFYAGTLYLTRVVRQGMLPEPPHDDEVERPKRPLSAAHVPFEDAANQPGRS from the coding sequence ATGGAACTGGATCCTCTGCTGCTGTCTCGGCTGCAGTTCGCCTTCGTGGTGTCCTTCCATGCCATCTTTCCGGTCTTCACGATCGGGTTGGCATCCTATCTGGCCGTGCTCAACGGTCTCTTCTATCGCACCGCCAATCCCGCCTGGGAACGCCTGGCCAACTTCTGGGCCCGGGTGTTCGCCGTGGTCTTCGGCATGGGGGTGGTCTCCGGCATCGTCATGGCCTTCCAGTTCGGCACCAACTGGAGCAACTTCTCGCTGGCGGCCTCCAACCTGCTCGGCCCGATGCTGAGCTACGAAGTGGTGACCGCCTTCTTCCTCGAGGCGGCCTTCCTCGGCGTGCTGCTGTTCGGGCGCGGCAAGGTGCCCCAGGGCGTGCACCTGTTCGCTTCGATCATGGTGGCGTTGGGGACCTTCATCTCGGCATTCTGGATCCTGGTGTCCAACAGCTGGATGCAGACGCCGGCCGGCACCGAGCTGATCGACGGGCGCTTCCACGTCACCGACTGGAGCAAGGCGATCTTCACCGCCTCCTTCCCGTATCGCTTCGTGCACTTCGTGATGGCGTCCTTCCTGACCGGCGGCTTCGTGGTGGCCGGCGTCAGCGCCTGGTATCTGCTGATCGGCCGTGACGTCGAGGCCAATCGCAAGGCCTTCTCCATGTGCCTGTGGATGCTGCTGGTGCTGGCGCCGGCCCAGGCCTGGTTCGGCGACGAGCATGGCCTGAACACCCTGGAACACCAGCCCACCAAGGTGGCGGCCATGGAGGGCAACTGGGAGACCCAGTCGCGGACGCCGCTGCTGCTGTTCGCCTGGCCCGACCAGCAGGCCCAGGAGAACCACCTCGAGATCGGCATTCCGGGGCTCGCCAGCCTGATCCTGACCCATGATCTGGACGGCGAGGTACCGGGCGTCAGCGCGGTGCCGCCGGAGGAGCAGCCGCCGGTGTGGTGGGTGTTCTGGTCGTTCCGCGTGATGGTCGCCATGGGCCTGGCGATGATCGTCGCGGCGCTGATCGGCGCCTGGCTGCGCGCGCGGGGGCGGCTCTATGAGAGTCGCGGCTACCTGCAGTTCATGCGAGTGATGACGATCGCCCCCTTCCTGGCGGTCCTGGCCGGCTGGTTCGTCACCGAGATCGGTCGCGCGCCCTGGCTGGTGTACGGTCTCATGACCCAGGAAGAGGCGGTGACGCCGTCGCTGACCGGTGGCATGGCGCTGTTCACCCTGATCGGCTATGTCCTGGTCTACGCCGTGGTCTTCTACGCCGGCACCCTGTATCTGACCCGGGTCGTGCGTCAGGGCATGCTCCCCGAGCCGCCCCACGACGACGAGGTGGAGCGACCCAAGCGTCCGCTGTCCGCCGCCCACGTGCCCTTCGAAGATGCCGCCAACCAGCCGGGAAGGAGCTGA
- a CDS encoding paraquat-inducible protein A: MPPEARATRRRLRACHECDWLMALPPLHSGEQAVCPRCGHAEVRRHRYPAQRSLALAIAALACLAIAASFPFLAFSVRGVGHGIDLPQTATDLIAHHAPLVAMVVLLTILVLPVLYLLAVVWLQIGLLGGRPLPASRSAARALAHLQPWMMADVFLIGTLVSLIKIVGLAQIALGPAFWAFGAFALLLLATNQSVDRDWLWFALAGEPPAPEGSQTGRPAAPQGLTGCHTCGLVGRLDAAGHGQCRRCGEPLHARRPHSLQRTWALLAAAAVLYVPANVYPIMTTVSLGRASPSTIIGGIVELIEMGSWPVALVILVASVIVPIGKLLALVWLCLVAPRARGDRSLTRTRMYRLTEFIGRWSMVDIFVVAILVALIRAGNLMAVEPGPAAVAFGGVVVLTMLAAMSFDPRLIWDTPTSTADEEAPQ; this comes from the coding sequence ATGCCGCCGGAGGCCCGCGCCACCCGGCGACGCCTGCGCGCCTGCCACGAATGCGACTGGCTGATGGCGCTGCCGCCGCTGCATTCCGGCGAGCAGGCGGTATGCCCTCGCTGCGGCCACGCCGAGGTGCGCCGCCATCGTTATCCGGCCCAGCGCAGCCTGGCGCTGGCGATCGCCGCGCTGGCATGCCTGGCGATCGCCGCGTCCTTCCCTTTCCTGGCGTTCAGCGTGCGCGGCGTGGGCCACGGCATCGACCTGCCCCAGACCGCCACCGACCTGATCGCGCACCATGCTCCCCTGGTAGCCATGGTGGTGCTGCTGACCATCCTGGTGCTGCCGGTCCTCTACCTGCTGGCCGTGGTGTGGCTGCAGATCGGCCTGCTGGGCGGCAGGCCGCTGCCGGCCAGCCGCAGCGCGGCTCGTGCCCTGGCCCACCTGCAGCCCTGGATGATGGCCGACGTGTTCCTGATCGGCACCCTGGTCAGCCTGATCAAGATCGTCGGGCTCGCCCAGATCGCGCTCGGGCCGGCCTTCTGGGCCTTCGGCGCCTTCGCGCTGCTGCTGCTGGCGACCAACCAGTCCGTGGACCGCGACTGGCTGTGGTTCGCGCTGGCCGGCGAACCGCCGGCGCCGGAGGGCAGCCAGACCGGCCGCCCCGCCGCCCCCCAGGGACTCACCGGCTGTCACACCTGCGGCCTGGTGGGCCGTCTGGATGCCGCCGGCCATGGCCAGTGCCGGCGCTGCGGCGAGCCGCTGCATGCGCGCCGCCCCCACAGCCTGCAACGTACCTGGGCGCTGCTGGCCGCGGCGGCGGTGCTCTACGTGCCGGCCAACGTCTATCCGATCATGACCACCGTCAGCCTGGGGCGGGCCAGCCCCAGCACCATCATCGGCGGCATCGTCGAGCTGATCGAGATGGGCTCCTGGCCGGTGGCCCTGGTGATCCTGGTCGCCAGCGTGATCGTGCCCATCGGCAAGCTGCTGGCGCTGGTCTGGCTATGCCTGGTGGCGCCGCGCGCCCGCGGCGACCGCTCCCTGACGCGTACCCGCATGTATCGCCTGACCGAGTTCATCGGCCGCTGGTCGATGGTCGACATCTTCGTGGTCGCGATCCTGGTGGCGCTGATCCGCGCCGGCAACCTGATGGCGGTCGAGCCCGGCCCCGCGGCCGTGGCCTTCGGCGGCGTGGTGGTGCTCACCATGCTCGCCGCCATGAGCTTCGACCCCCGGTTGATCTGGGACACGCCCACTTCCACAGCGGATGAGGAAGCCCCGCAATGA
- the cydD gene encoding thiol reductant ABC exporter subunit CydD, which translates to MTQASTSRAWLAGLARAERGRLGLAVGCGLIAGLATVAQLVLLAWLVTSLLVEGRAPSTLFPAFAVLAGLMGLRALAQWGQETLGLAASLRLRRRARRELLDHLERLGPVGLTGHHSASLAQRAVDQVEALDGYVARFLPQRYLAVLLPLVILAVVAWLDWLAAVFLLLAAPLIPLFMALVGMGAERLNEEQFDAVARLSRHFIDRVRGITTLQLFGRTAAATGEVQAAADDYRRRTLRPLRLAFLSSAVLEFFAAVSIAVVAIYVGFGLLGYITYGPSDQLTLFSGLLVLLLAPEFFQPLRSLAQHYHDRASALGAAEGMVALLDETPRRSGLTPAAPHTARAVAELEAVAVSHPERGRVLGPLDLALAPGEVLAISGPSGVGKSTLLQLLAGFLDPDAGERRLAASLHVAWMDQRPLLVHGSLADNLRLSAPEADDAALHRALTAAGLGELVAGLPDGLDTRLGERGVGLSGGQAQRLALARVFLSEARLVLLDEPTASLDAESEVVVIEALLALAAEGRSLVIASHRAAPLACADRHLTLRDGRLEEVTHD; encoded by the coding sequence ATGACGCAGGCATCGACATCGCGCGCCTGGCTCGCCGGCCTGGCGCGCGCCGAACGAGGACGATTGGGGCTGGCCGTGGGCTGCGGCCTGATCGCCGGCCTCGCCACCGTCGCTCAGCTGGTGCTGCTGGCCTGGCTGGTGACATCACTCCTGGTGGAGGGCCGCGCACCCTCCACGCTGTTTCCGGCCTTCGCTGTCCTGGCGGGGCTGATGGGGCTGCGCGCCCTGGCCCAGTGGGGCCAGGAGACCCTGGGCCTGGCCGCCAGCCTGCGGCTGCGCCGCAGGGCTCGGCGCGAGTTGCTCGATCACCTGGAACGGCTCGGGCCGGTGGGCCTCACCGGCCATCACAGCGCCAGCCTGGCGCAGCGGGCGGTGGATCAGGTCGAGGCGCTGGACGGCTATGTGGCCCGCTTCCTGCCGCAGCGCTATCTTGCCGTGCTGCTGCCGCTGGTGATCCTGGCGGTGGTGGCCTGGCTCGACTGGCTGGCGGCCGTCTTCCTGCTGCTGGCGGCGCCGCTGATCCCGCTGTTCATGGCCCTGGTGGGCATGGGCGCCGAGCGACTGAACGAGGAGCAGTTCGATGCCGTGGCGCGGCTGTCGCGCCACTTCATCGACCGGGTCCGCGGCATCACCACCCTGCAGCTGTTCGGTCGCACCGCGGCGGCCACCGGGGAGGTGCAGGCCGCCGCCGACGACTATCGGCGGCGTACCCTGCGTCCGCTGCGGCTGGCCTTTCTTTCCTCGGCGGTGCTGGAGTTCTTCGCCGCCGTGTCGATCGCCGTGGTGGCGATCTACGTGGGCTTCGGCCTGCTCGGCTACATCACCTATGGGCCGTCCGATCAGCTGACGCTGTTCTCGGGGCTGCTGGTGCTGCTGCTGGCGCCGGAGTTCTTCCAGCCGCTGAGAAGCCTGGCCCAGCACTATCATGACCGGGCCTCGGCCCTGGGGGCGGCCGAGGGCATGGTGGCGCTGCTCGACGAGACGCCGCGCCGCAGCGGCCTGACGCCGGCCGCGCCCCATACCGCTCGTGCGGTGGCCGAGCTGGAGGCGGTCGCGGTGTCGCATCCCGAGCGAGGGCGGGTGCTGGGGCCGCTGGACCTGGCGCTGGCGCCGGGCGAGGTGCTGGCGATCAGCGGACCCTCCGGCGTCGGCAAGTCGACCCTGCTGCAGCTGCTGGCGGGGTTCCTCGATCCGGACGCCGGCGAGCGTCGCCTCGCCGCGTCGCTTCATGTGGCCTGGATGGACCAGCGCCCGCTGCTGGTGCATGGCAGCCTGGCCGACAATCTGCGCCTGTCGGCACCGGAAGCCGATGATGCGGCCCTGCACCGGGCGCTCACGGCCGCCGGGCTGGGCGAGCTGGTGGCCGGCCTGCCTGACGGCCTCGACACCCGGCTCGGCGAGCGCGGGGTGGGCCTCTCCGGCGGCCAGGCCCAGCGTCTGGCGCTGGCCCGGGTGTTTCTCTCCGAGGCGCGGCTGGTGCTGCTCGACGAGCCCACCGCCAGTCTCGATGCCGAGAGCGAGGTGGTCGTCATCGAGGCGCTGCTGGCCCTGGCCGCCGAGGGACGCAGCCTGGTCATCGCCAGCCATCGGGCCGCGCCGCTGGCCTGCGCCGATCGGCACCTGACGCTGCGCGACGGCCGTCTGGAGGAGGTGACCCATGACTGA
- a CDS encoding DEAD/DEAH box helicase → MTFSDLGLCPELLRAIDAQGYTTPTPIQSQAIPAVLGGGDLLGSAQTGTGKTAGFTLPMLQRLKDGRRPAKRGVRALVLTPTRELAAQVGDSVRDYGQHLPLTSHVIFGGVGQQPQVDAIRPGLDILVATPGRLLDLQQQGHVDLSGVEILVLDEADRMLDMGFIHDIKKVLKLLPEQRQNLLFSATFSKEIQALANKLLDDPTLIEVARRNTPAETVDQAVYRVDRERKRDLLTHLISSRQWFQVLVFTRTKHGANRLAEHLDKRDISAMAIHGNKSQSARTRALTAFKSGDLQVLVATDIAARGLDIDELPHVVNFELPNVAEDYVHRIGRTGRAGHDGQAVSLVCVDEHGLLGNIEKLMKRDLTKHIEPGFEPDPNAKPEPIENGRNRGRGGNGRGGNGRGNGGGGRSGNGGNRSSAGGNHGGNGGDRDGQSPGRRRRRRGGQDRQRTGN, encoded by the coding sequence ATGACCTTTTCCGACCTTGGCCTGTGCCCCGAGCTGCTGCGCGCCATCGACGCCCAGGGCTATACCACCCCGACTCCTATCCAGAGCCAGGCCATCCCCGCCGTCCTCGGCGGCGGCGACCTGCTGGGCAGCGCCCAGACCGGTACCGGCAAGACTGCCGGCTTCACCCTGCCCATGCTGCAGCGCCTCAAGGACGGCCGTCGCCCGGCCAAGCGCGGCGTGCGCGCCCTGGTGCTGACCCCGACCCGCGAGCTGGCCGCCCAGGTCGGCGACAGCGTGCGCGACTACGGACAACACCTGCCGCTGACCTCCCACGTGATCTTCGGCGGCGTCGGCCAGCAGCCCCAGGTGGATGCCATCCGCCCGGGCCTGGACATTCTGGTGGCCACCCCCGGCCGTCTGCTCGACCTGCAGCAGCAGGGCCACGTCGACCTCTCCGGGGTCGAGATCCTGGTGCTGGACGAAGCCGACCGCATGCTCGACATGGGCTTCATCCACGACATCAAGAAGGTGCTGAAGCTGCTCCCCGAGCAGCGCCAGAACCTGCTGTTCTCGGCGACCTTCTCCAAAGAGATCCAGGCGCTGGCCAACAAGCTGCTCGACGATCCGACGCTGATCGAGGTGGCGCGCCGCAACACTCCCGCCGAGACCGTGGACCAGGCCGTCTACCGGGTCGACCGCGAACGCAAGCGTGATCTGCTCACCCACCTGATCAGCAGCCGCCAGTGGTTCCAGGTGCTGGTCTTCACCCGTACCAAGCACGGCGCCAACCGCCTGGCCGAGCACCTCGACAAGCGTGACATCTCGGCCATGGCGATCCACGGCAACAAGAGCCAGTCGGCCCGCACCCGCGCGCTGACCGCCTTCAAGTCCGGCGACCTGCAGGTGCTCGTGGCCACCGACATCGCCGCCCGCGGCCTGGACATCGACGAGCTGCCCCACGTGGTCAACTTCGAGCTGCCCAACGTGGCCGAAGATTACGTGCACCGCATCGGCCGCACCGGTCGCGCCGGTCACGACGGCCAGGCCGTATCGCTGGTGTGCGTCGACGAGCATGGTCTGCTCGGCAACATCGAGAAGCTGATGAAGCGCGACCTGACCAAGCACATCGAGCCCGGCTTCGAGCCCGACCCCAACGCCAAACCCGAGCCGATCGAGAACGGCCGCAATCGTGGCCGTGGCGGCAATGGCCGTGGTGGCAACGGTCGCGGCAACGGCGGCGGTGGTCGCAGCGGTAACGGTGGCAACCGCAGCAGCGCCGGCGGTAACCATGGCGGAAACGGCGGCGACCGCGACGGCCAGTCACCGGGGCGGCGCCGGCGTCGGCGCGGCGGACAGGATCGCCAGCGCACTGGCAATTGA